The Komagataeibacter sp. FNDCR2 nucleotide sequence GCTGCTGCTCGCGACCTCGCTGACCGAAAAGGTCGGGCGCGTGCTGGCCGAACGGCGCAGCGGGCTGGCGGGCGCGCGGCTGCATGTGCGGCTGGTGACGCTGTTCGGCATCGTGGCGGTCGCGCCGACCATCGTGGTGGGCATCTTCGCGGCCGTGTTCTTTCACTACGGCATCCAGATCTGGTTCAGCGACCGGGTCAACACCGCGCTGAACGAGGCGCTGGAAACATCGCGCGGCTACCTGCAGGAACATAACGCCAATATCCGCACGGAAGCCTTCTCGCTGGCCAACTACCTTGTCAGCGCGCAGAACGGCCTGTCCGGTTCGGGGGGGGACCTGCTGCATGATTCGGATGCGCTGTCGCAGGTGCTGGATTCGCAGGCGACCCTGCGCGGGCTGGATGTGGCGGTGGTGTACGACCCGTTCACCAACACGGTGGTCGCGTCCGGCGGGCTGATGGGGCGCACGGCCAACCTGCGCGACCTGCCGCCGCCGGCCGCGACCCTCATGGCGCGGACCAATGAAATCGCCATCCTGGATTCGGCGGATGAAAAGACCGTCCGCGCCGTGGTCACGCTGGGCGATACGCCCCCGCTCATGCTCATGATCGCACGCCCGGTCGATCCCGACATCCTCGAACACATGCACCGCACCGAGCAGGTGGTAGCCGACTACCAGCGCCTGAACGGCAACCGCGCCAAGATCCAGTTCACCTTCGTGCTGATCTTCGCCCTTGTCGCCGTGCTGGTGCTGGGGGCCGCGATCCTGATCGGGCTCATGCTCGCCAACCAGATCGTCCGCCCGCTGGGGCTGCTCATCCTGGCTTCCGAGCGGGTGAGCAAGGGCATGCTGGACAGCAACGTGCCCGAAGGCGACCGTGATGACGAGGTCTCCAGCCTGTCACGCGCCTTCAACCGCATGACCACCCAGCTTGCCACCCAGCGCGCGGAACTGGTCAACGCCACCAACCAGATCAATGAACGCCGCCGCTTTACCGAAGCCGTGCTGGCTGGCGTATCGGCGGGTGTGATCGGGCTGGACTCCCAGCGCATGATCGAACTGCCCAACCGGGCGGCCAGCGTGCTGCTGCACCGCGACATGGCCGCCAGCGTGGGCCGTCCGCTGATCGAGGTGGTGCCCGAACTGACCGGCATGCTCGACCGCATCGCCCATGACGGCGCACGTGAACTGACGGGCGAGGTGCAGGTGCTGGCGGGCGGGCGGGCCTGCACCCTGCTGGTCCGAATCGGCGCGGAAATGCAGAGCACCATGACCGGCGATTTCGCTGACGGATATGTGGTCACATTTGACGACATAACAGCCTTGCAGGTAGCGCAGCGCAAGGCCGCGTGGGCGGACGTGGCGCGGCGCATCGCCCATGAGATCAAGAACCCGCTCACCCCCATCCAGCTCGCGGCCGAACGGCTCAAGCGCCGCTTCCTGCGCGAGATCGCATCCGACCCCGATACCTTCGCCCAGTGCGTGGACACGATCATCCGCCACGTGGGCGATATCGGGCGCATGGTGGATGAATTTTCCGCCTTCGCGCGCATGCCGCAGCCGGTCATGCGTGTGGAGGACCTCTCACGCATCGTGCGCGAGGCGCTGATCCTGCAACGCAACGCCCACCCCGAAATCCGCTACGAGGTCAGCCTGCCCGACCGGGGGCCACTGGTGAACTGTGACCGCAGGCTGGTGGGCCAGGCGCTGACCAACCTGTTGCAGAACGCGGCCGACGCCATCGCCATGCGCCCCCCGCGTGAGGCGGCGGGCGGGGATGGCGTGATCGGCACGATCCGTATTACATTGAGCCATAATGGCCCGAACGTCGTGCTTGCCATCGCGGATGACGGTATCGGGCTGCCAGTCGAGGACCGCGCCCGACTGACCGAGCCGTATGTGACCCACAAGCCCAAGGGAACCGGCCTGGGCCTTGCGATCGTCAAGAAGATTCTTGAGGATCATGGCGGAAGCATCGGGCTTGAGGACCGCGCCGGAGGCAGGGGAGCTGTGTCGACGTTGATTTTGCCGATAAAGGACGACCATGGGGCATGAAATCCTGATCGTTGATGACGAGCCGGATATACGGCTTCTTATCGAGGGCATTCTGGCCGATGAGGGATACGAGACCCGGCTCGCGGCCGATTCCGATTCCGCCATCGCCGCTTTCAGGGAACGTCGGCCCGCGCTTGTCGTGCTGGACGTGTGGCTTCAGGGGTCGCGGCTTGACGGGCTGGGCATCCTCAACGTCCTGCACAAGGAGGAGCCGTCCATCCCGGTCATCATGATCTCGGGGCACGGGACGATCGAGACCGCCGTGGCCGCCCTCCAGCACGGCGCGTATGACTTTATCGAAAAACCCTTTCAGGCCGACCGGCTGCTTGTGGTGGTGCGGCGCGCGCTCGAGGCCTCGCGCCTTGCGCGTGAAAACGCGGAACTGCGCCTGCGCGTGGGCTCCAGCACGGTGCTGGAGGGCCGCAGCGTCGCCATCGCCGCCGTGCGCAACCAGATCGACCGCGTGGCGCCCACCGGCTCGCGCGTGCTGATTTCCGGCGCGGCGGGCACGGGCAAGGAAGTGGCGGCGCGGATGATCCACGCCAGTTCCCGCCGGGCGGAGGGGCCATTCATCGCCCTGAACTGCGCCACACTCGCGCCCGGCCGGTTTGAAGAAGAGCTTTTCGGCATCGAGGGCGGGGAAAACGGTGCCGGCCGGCGCACCGGCGTGCTTGAGCGCGCCCATGGCGGCACGCTCCTGCTGGATGAAGTGTCGGATATGCCGCTGGAAACGCAGGGCAAGATCGTGCGGGCGCTGCAGGACCAGACCTTCGAGAGGCTGGGCGGCGCGCGGCGGGTCAAGGTGGATGTGCGCGTGCTGGCGACCACCAACCGTGATCTCCAGTCCGAGATCGCGCTGGGGCGCTTCCGCGAGGATCTGTACTACCGGCTTGCCGTCGTGCCGCTGCGCATTCCCGGCCTGCGCGAACGGCGCGAGGACATACCCGAACTGGCGCGCATGTTCCTTGACCGCGCGGCCGAGAACGCGGGCCTGCCGCTGCGCGAACTGTCGGGCGATGCGATTGCGGCGCTGCAGAGCTATGAATGGCCCGGCAACGTGCGCGAACTGCGCAATCTCATGGAGCGGCTGCTGATCATGATGCCGGGCAACAGCTCGGATCCCATACGGGCCGACATGCTGCCCTCCACCGTGGGGGATGGCGCGCCCGCGCTGCTCAAGTTCGATTCTGACGAGGATGTGATGAGCCTTCCCCTGCGGGAAGCGCGCGACCTGTTCGAGACCCAGTACCTGCAGGCGCAGCTCCTGCGCTTTGGTGGAAATATCAGCCGGACCGCGGGATTTGTGGGGATGGAGCGCAGTGCGCTGCATCGCAAGCTCAAGCAGCTTGGCGTCACGTCCGAGGACCGCAACGCCGGATGAGCTTTTGCCCACTGCGCGCATGACTGCTACACAACGAACTGTGATACGGATGGTGGCAACGCCGTAGCATGACACGCGACTGTGCCGTGTAAGTCCGCCCAACAAGCAACAAGTAAGGCCCTGCCGTGGCAAAAGAACCTTCACAGAATGTACAGGACGTCTTTCTCAACCACGTCCGCCGGTCGAAAACGCCGGTCACCATTTTCCTCGTCAACGGTGTCAAGCTTCAGGGCATCATAACGTGGTTTGACAACTTCTCCGTCCTGCTGCGGCGCGACGGGCATACCCAGCTTGTCTACAAGCACGCGATCAGCACGGTCATGCCGGCCACGCCGGTCAGCCTGTTCGAACCCCCGGCCGAGACCGAAGACACACCGGAGCGCGCGGTGACGGATGGCAACCCGTCGTGACGGCGGGGGTGCCCCCTGCTTCGGCCACGCGCGCGGCCGTCATCCTGCCGTGGGAACGTCCTGACCGCCATGACGACGCCCGCGCCGCCGAGGCCCGGCTGGAGGAAGCGGTAGGTCTGGCCGCCTCCATCGGGCTGGTCGTGGTCTGCCAGGCGGTGCTGCTGCTGCGCGCGCGCAAGCCCGCCACCCTGCTGGGGACGGGGCAGGTCGATTCGCTCAAGGAGACGGTCAAGGCCGACAACATCACCGTCGTCATCATCGATTCCCGCCTGACCCCGGTGCAGCAGCGCAACCTTGAGCGCGCGCTGGGCTGCAAGGTGATCGACCGGACCGCGCTGATCCTTGACATCTTTGGCGAACGCGCGGCCACGCGTGAGGGCACGCTCCAGGTCGAGCTTGCGCATCTGGAATACCAGCGCAGCCGCCTTGTGCGGACATGGACGCATCTTGAACGCCAGCGCGGTGGTTTCGGCTTCCTCGGCGGCCCCGGCGAGACCCAGATCGAGGCCGACCGCCGCATGATCGGCGACCGGATCGTGCGCCTCAAGCGCGAGCTGGAGCAGGTCCGCCGCACCCGTGGCCTGCACCGGCAGGCGCGCCGCCGCGTGCCGTTCCCCATCGTCGCACTGGTGGGCTACACCAATGCGGGCAAGTCCACCCTGTTCAATGCGCTGACCGGGGCCAGCGTTTATGCGCAGGACCAGCTTTTCGCGACACTCGACCCGACCATGCGCAGCATCCAGCTTCCATCGGGGCGGCGGGTCATCCTGTCGGACACGGTGGGGTTCATCAGTGACCTGCCGACCGAACTGATCGCCGCCTTCCGCGCGACGCTGGAGGAAGTGGCGGAAGCCGACATCATCCTGCACGTGCGCGATGTCGCCCACCCCGACAGCGCATCGCAGCGCGACGACGTGATCGAGGTGCTGGAGGGCATGGCCCGCAACGGCACGATCGAGCCGGACTGGCAGTCCCGCGTGATCGAGGTGCTGAACAAGGCCGACCTGGTGGGCGGGCGCGACGCGGTGGGCGCGCGTCCGGGCAATGTAGTCATCTCGGCCATTACCGGCGACGGCCTGCCCGAACTGCTGGCCGCGATTGACGAACGCATGACGCGCACGATGGAAGTCGCCGCCTACCGCGTGCCGCTGGCGCAGGGGGCGGCCATGGCGTGGCTGTACGAGCATGGCGAAGTGACGGAGCGCACGGACGGGGAGGACGGGGCCGAGATGACCGTCCGGCTTTCCCCCGCCAATCGCGCACGTTTCGAACTCCAGTTCGGCGCCATGGTGACCTGCCTGCGCGACTGAGCACCCGGCCGCGCACTGACTGTCCTGTGACCATGGGCGGGGTGGAAAATGCGCCGCCACGGGCGCATGGAAGATGGTGGCGGAAGACGGCTTCGGCAGGCCCCCCTCCGGACGAACCCGGAGGGCCGGGCCCCGGCGGCGGACCTTTTGAAACGGTCTTCATGGGACAGTAGCGCGACGGAGGCGGCAATGACGGAACGGATCACCCTGGCGGACATGCACATGGTGGTGGCCATGATGCGGGCGGCGGCGAAGCGCCATGTCATGCCGTTCTTCCGCTGTCTCGACCGTGCCGATATCCGTAACAAGACCGGCCCGCTTGATATCGTGACCGTGGCGGACGAAGCCGCCGAGCGTGACCTGACGGAGGCCCTGCGCGCGGCATGGCCCGACGCGCTGGTGGTGGGGGAGGAAGCGGTCGCGGCCAACCCGCGTCTGCTGGATGGCCTGGCCACGGCGGCGCTGGCCTTCGTGATCGATCCGATCGACGGCACGGCGAATTTCGCCGCCGGGGTGCCGCTGTTCGG carries:
- a CDS encoding PAS domain-containing sensor histidine kinase — translated: MSAGDTPRPGPAYRLARRMLDMLVRRNVALVLVLLALVLGVATFVVLSGGRSLAHHPQIQALVFVLNFLVLLLLATSLTEKVGRVLAERRSGLAGARLHVRLVTLFGIVAVAPTIVVGIFAAVFFHYGIQIWFSDRVNTALNEALETSRGYLQEHNANIRTEAFSLANYLVSAQNGLSGSGGDLLHDSDALSQVLDSQATLRGLDVAVVYDPFTNTVVASGGLMGRTANLRDLPPPAATLMARTNEIAILDSADEKTVRAVVTLGDTPPLMLMIARPVDPDILEHMHRTEQVVADYQRLNGNRAKIQFTFVLIFALVAVLVLGAAILIGLMLANQIVRPLGLLILASERVSKGMLDSNVPEGDRDDEVSSLSRAFNRMTTQLATQRAELVNATNQINERRRFTEAVLAGVSAGVIGLDSQRMIELPNRAASVLLHRDMAASVGRPLIEVVPELTGMLDRIAHDGARELTGEVQVLAGGRACTLLVRIGAEMQSTMTGDFADGYVVTFDDITALQVAQRKAAWADVARRIAHEIKNPLTPIQLAAERLKRRFLREIASDPDTFAQCVDTIIRHVGDIGRMVDEFSAFARMPQPVMRVEDLSRIVREALILQRNAHPEIRYEVSLPDRGPLVNCDRRLVGQALTNLLQNAADAIAMRPPREAAGGDGVIGTIRITLSHNGPNVVLAIADDGIGLPVEDRARLTEPYVTHKPKGTGLGLAIVKKILEDHGGSIGLEDRAGGRGAVSTLILPIKDDHGA
- the hflX gene encoding GTPase HflX, coding for MTAGVPPASATRAAVILPWERPDRHDDARAAEARLEEAVGLAASIGLVVVCQAVLLLRARKPATLLGTGQVDSLKETVKADNITVVIIDSRLTPVQQRNLERALGCKVIDRTALILDIFGERAATREGTLQVELAHLEYQRSRLVRTWTHLERQRGGFGFLGGPGETQIEADRRMIGDRIVRLKRELEQVRRTRGLHRQARRRVPFPIVALVGYTNAGKSTLFNALTGASVYAQDQLFATLDPTMRSIQLPSGRRVILSDTVGFISDLPTELIAAFRATLEEVAEADIILHVRDVAHPDSASQRDDVIEVLEGMARNGTIEPDWQSRVIEVLNKADLVGGRDAVGARPGNVVISAITGDGLPELLAAIDERMTRTMEVAAYRVPLAQGAAMAWLYEHGEVTERTDGEDGAEMTVRLSPANRARFELQFGAMVTCLRD
- a CDS encoding sigma-54 dependent transcriptional regulator, with the protein product MGHEILIVDDEPDIRLLIEGILADEGYETRLAADSDSAIAAFRERRPALVVLDVWLQGSRLDGLGILNVLHKEEPSIPVIMISGHGTIETAVAALQHGAYDFIEKPFQADRLLVVVRRALEASRLARENAELRLRVGSSTVLEGRSVAIAAVRNQIDRVAPTGSRVLISGAAGTGKEVAARMIHASSRRAEGPFIALNCATLAPGRFEEELFGIEGGENGAGRRTGVLERAHGGTLLLDEVSDMPLETQGKIVRALQDQTFERLGGARRVKVDVRVLATTNRDLQSEIALGRFREDLYYRLAVVPLRIPGLRERREDIPELARMFLDRAAENAGLPLRELSGDAIAALQSYEWPGNVRELRNLMERLLIMMPGNSSDPIRADMLPSTVGDGAPALLKFDSDEDVMSLPLREARDLFETQYLQAQLLRFGGNISRTAGFVGMERSALHRKLKQLGVTSEDRNAG
- the hfq gene encoding RNA chaperone Hfq, with product MAKEPSQNVQDVFLNHVRRSKTPVTIFLVNGVKLQGIITWFDNFSVLLRRDGHTQLVYKHAISTVMPATPVSLFEPPAETEDTPERAVTDGNPS